In Synechocystis sp. PCC 6714, the following are encoded in one genomic region:
- a CDS encoding transcriptional repressor has product MSLSPPSLAIRLEALTVNQRLVLQALQRETEPLSAQDLFTKLRETKKIGLATVYRALEALKLAGFIQHQATMTGELLYQTLEQDQHCLTCLQCGESVPIQGCPVQSLEENLQTNYSFRIYYHTLEFFGLCQLCAKGND; this is encoded by the coding sequence ATGAGTCTTTCCCCCCCCTCCCTTGCCATTCGTCTAGAAGCCCTGACGGTTAACCAACGATTAGTACTCCAAGCTTTACAGAGGGAGACGGAACCGCTTTCAGCTCAGGACCTGTTCACCAAACTGAGGGAGACCAAGAAAATTGGTTTAGCCACCGTGTACCGGGCTTTGGAAGCCCTCAAATTGGCGGGGTTTATCCAACACCAAGCCACCATGACGGGGGAATTGCTTTACCAAACCTTAGAGCAGGACCAACATTGTCTGACCTGTTTACAGTGTGGGGAATCGGTACCAATTCAGGGTTGCCCAGTCCAATCCCTGGAAGAAAATTTGCAGACTAATTATTCGTTTCGGATTTACTACCACACCCTAGAATTCTTCGGACTTTGTCAACTCTGTGCCAAGGGCAATGATTAG